From the genome of Podospora bellae-mahoneyi strain CBS 112042 chromosome 2, whole genome shotgun sequence:
GAGTCGAGAGCAAACCCGCCATCGTACCGTCGGCGTATTGGTCGTCTCAATCGGCTGTGGATTGATCGTCGTGGCTTGGCTAGTCCTCCCCGTGAAGTCAGCGCAGAACAGTACGACCGCTGGAAGTATGACCAGTCgtcggatgatgaggacgagcCCGAGGTGTACGAGGTTGATCCCTTTGATACCCGGGCACTGAAATTCCGCGCCTCTGTCCCGCCTCCAGTGTGGATGACACACCGAGTAGTTCCTAACTCAAGAACTATGATGCCAGCCGCGCAAACTGCGATgatgcagcaacaacagcatcagcatcaacagcagcaacatccaataccaccaaaccaaccggCGTCACTACCAGCACAACTACAGGCGACGAAATCGCCTGCACAAGTGAAGGGAGCAACATGAAGTTGTCCTTTGTGCTTTTGTGTATTTCGCCCTTATTTTTCCCCGTCGCCCGTTCGGGATGCGACGGGAACAGCAAGCCACAAAGGTGGTCTTGCTCTGTATATCCCCTCTCTCAACACTCCGATAGTGCATTAAGCGATGGGCTTGAAACAAGAGGAGCCCGTCGTGGCTGGCGAGGAGTTCGGTGCAGTTGGTTTTTGTGTAGCATATAATTGCGGAAGCGAGCGGGCGAGTGACGGATGATGTATAGACGACGGTGAAGACTATGCCATAGACATAGACGTCAGGGACAAGGGCCAAGGCGTGCCGGGCGGCTgaataataaaaaaagaaagcagTGATATCTGCAAACACTAATTTGTCGTTCCAAACTTGCCGAAGTCGTGGTATTGGTGTGAGAATTTGCGCGCAGAATCGGAGGCGTTGTTTGGGTCCCAGTTATAGGTCCTGAGCGCCGATGGTAGCTCGACAAAGTTTATCCCACAACCAATTGTGGAACTCACTTCGCAACCGTTGAACATCGACATGGCCGAGGGCGGATGCAACGCATCAAGGCAGGTTGTGCCCAACGAGGCCGAGAGCATAACTCGAAGGGCTTTTCGCAGAATGCTGTGCAGAACGTTGGAAATCATCTTCCTGGCGAAAAGAAAGATGTCATCCCGCGAGGCAAATGGTAGCCGATGCGCCGGTGATTTTGCATCCCTGGGTGGAGTGATTGTTGGCGAGGGCTTTGTTCCACAGGAGAAGCACAAACCAGCAGCGGGCTCAGAAGCAATTCCCAGCTGACCACAGAAATGTGGGTCCACCTCTCATCCCAGCATGACGACCCTATCCGGGGGCGAACGGCAGGATGAAAAGGAGGAGCAATATGTGCAATACCGACGCCGGAATCGTCGCGAGCTCTGGACATCGGCGTGAACGGTTCCGCTGAAAACTCTTGCGTGCTCTGCTGCTGGCACCGGCCGAGACcaaggcagaggcagagagcCACATGCGCGGGAATTCCGGGTCTTGATATCTGTGCAAGACGGCCACCCCGTAGAGTAGAGGAGAGCGCAAGCTTGTCAGATGAAGGGAAAACCAAGCTGTGACAGATCTCGAACACCGTAGCGATCCTGAGCAGGAGCGAGGCCACGTAGGAGTGTGGTTCGCCGGGGACAGATCAATGGCGAGCAGGCAGCTCCCGTGAGGGAAACAAGGCGCCATTGGCAGCTCCCGCGGGCTGATGCCGGGTATTTTTGAAGCAGATAGATTTGGAAGACTGTGATAAGTTTCCTCGAGGACGACGGTGTTTTGTGCGCTGATCGTGCATCTCTGGGTAAAAGCAAAGTCAGTCTCGGAATCATAAGCGCCGGAAGAAAGCCTTCCGCCAGGATGGAGGACGCCGTGGCAGGCAAGCTTGAGGTTTCCGGAGAAGGAAAGCAGAAAATAGAACATACCTGAAGAATCGAGAGAtcacggaggaggagatatACTCTTCGCCACCGGAGGTGCGGTCTTCaggctgggaggagggtgaaagATCAGCATTGCTGGAGATAAGCACCAGAGCTCAGCTGGGACCCATGCGCTGGTCTTCAAGGGAGGAAATCGGGGTCAGAAAATGGAGGAGGGCAAAAGTTTTTGCAAGATGATGGTACAGACGAAGGAGGGAAGGCTCCCGGTGTGCCGGACATCATGGTAGGcagtgtgttgtgtgtgtggaaGGATTGCTGATGTCGACAGCGATGGCTGCTAAAGAGAATTGGTACTTTCTCAGTGCAGTGGGGCCCACACTACCGAAGCCCCCAAAAGCCGTCGACTCCAGTCTTGCGGAGCCCTGCATCCTGATCCAATCGGGAAGTGCGCACGAGCCAAGATGGAAGCTTCGGTACGTACCCAGGCAGATCAACGTCCTGACCCCTCAGGGAAAACCTATGCCCCGCTGACGAAATATCCGTCCCGTCAAAAAGCTACCCCTCCTGCAGGCTATCGGCGGCCATCAAAGTTAATAACAACGTCTAAGAGACGAAGGCATTTTGTAGACTAACAGAGGCCTGATATTCACCTCGACTCTCTACGACCTATCAATTGAGTTTCTACACGTCAACCCGACTCCTCGTCCCAGCAAGCAACAACGCGCAACAACCCAGCGAAGTTCAGCCACctctcaaccctccaccacacccccaccatcctcatcccaactCTGAATACTATCTAATCCGATCACGTCTCAacctcactcaccaccaccaccagcacaaccacaaccccgcAACATGACAgacctcctcaaaaaccccCGCCGAATAGCCCTCGGCTGTGAGGGCTCAGCCAACAAACTGGGCATtggcatcatcctccacgaAAACGACACCTCTACCGTCCTCTCCAACATCCGCCACACCTTCGTCTCCCCCCCCGGCACCGGCTTCCTCCCCAAAGACACCGccgcccaccaccgctccttcttcgtccgcctcgccctccaagccctccgtgtcgccaacatcaccatcccagATATAGACTGCATCTGCTACACCCGCGGCCCCGGCATGGGCGCCCCCCTCACCTCGgtcgccatcgccgcccgAACCCTTTCTCTCTTGTGGAACAAACCCCTCGTCGGCGTCAACCACTGCATAGGCCACATCGAAATGGGCCGCGCCATCACCGGCGCCTCCCACCCCGTAGTATTGTACGTTTCCGGAGGCAACACCCAAGTCATAGCCTACGCCGAGCAACGCTACCGCATCTTTGGCGAAGCCCTCGACATAGCGGTAGGAAACTGCCTAGACAGATTCGCCCGAACACTAGAAATAAGCAACGACCCTGCCCCAGGGTATAATATCGAACAGCTCGCCAAACAAGGCGggcgcatcctcctcgacctccccTATGCAGTAAAAGGGATGGACTGCTCCTTCAGCGGGATCCTAACCCGGGCGGACGAGCTGGCGGCGCATATGAAGAGCGGGGGGAAAGGCCCAGACGGGGAAGCGTTTACACCCGCGGATCTGTGCTTTTCGCTTCAGGAAACGATTTTTGCCATGCTGGTCGAGATCACGGAACGGGCGATGGCGCACGTGGGGAGTTCCCAGGTTTTGATCGTGGGGGGTGTGGGCTGCAACGAAAGATTACAGGAAATGATGGGTGCCatggcggcggagaggggggggagcgTCTATGCCACAGACGAGAGGTTCTGCATCGACAATGGAATCATGATTGCGCACGCTGGGCTGCTGGCATACGAGACTGGGTTCCAGACCCCCATTGAGGAAAGTACGTGTACCCAGCGGTTTAGGACGGATGAGGTGTTGGTGAAATGGAGAAAGTGATGAATAATaccaaagagaagaaaaaacaaggTTTCACACCGAACTAAACAAACAGTTTGGACCCCTTATGAAAAGGTAGTTGTATTTGTATCTGGTCGGGCTGGTGGCTGTTTGGATCAAACAGTCCATCACCCCACCCACTCGTCATTTCCCCCGTTTCCACAAAAGCTCCCATATACATGATATCGAGACACGCAATTCTCACATGAGCCCAAGTGAtatctctttctctttcagACCATCAAAAACGTAGCCCCCCCGgcatacacacacaccatcatcttctgaTGGTGTTACCAAAGTCTGGCCACCAATTCATATTACTCCAAGAAACCCCGGCCTCTAAAAACACTGCCATGCATAAAAACAAAGCCCTGcctcccgccaccaccaatccATGATAGTAATAATTCTTGGAATTAGCGTTAAATCATGTAAGAAAAAGGAAATATCTAGATCCCTTCTGTCGTCGTGGGCTTGTACATGATCGTGGTCACATACTGGTTGGTACATGTCAGCTTACCATCAACAAAACTCTTATTACTACAAAATAAACATACCTTGCTCTTATATCTCGTCGTCGCTGAAACTGCCAAAATGTTATTCTTGATGCTGCTCGTCGCCAAGTGATTCAACACCGTATGGTTCGGCATGTTCAAGACGCTATTGTCGTCCTTGATCAGCGTCGCCGCGTTCAAAATCGGCTTGCCCAAGAAGCCGGGAAGTGCTGGTGGCATGGGGAGCTTCTCAATCGCCGAGCAGGCAGTATTGTACTGTGGCGCATCCTCCTGCAGATCAAAGTCGAGGAGATATCTTGGGATCTTGTGGGCAAACAGCTCGGCTGGCGGACAGTCCCTGAAGCTAGcttttggctgctgctggttcgACTCCTCTTCCGAGACGGGGTTCTGCGACCTCTCAGTCGTCTGCTGTCCGTCCTTGGCCGGAGCTCCAGCTGCCGCGGCACCACTACCACTTTCcgcggcggaggggaggtcgTCTGGGTTGACTTCGATGTAGTTGACAAGGTTATTTCCAAAGTCGACAGTTGTTGGGAGGTCGGGGGATGTCTGCATTTGGCCATCTACCAAGAATCGAATGTGGTGGGTGCCGGGGAGAATGTTAATCGTGGTCGCAAATACACCTGGTCGTCCCTCGCTGTGTCGAGGAAAATCTTTGTTAGCCTCTTCTT
Proteins encoded in this window:
- the KAE1 gene encoding putative tRNA threonylcarbamoyladenosine biosynthesis protein kae1 (BUSCO:EOG0926347W; EggNog:ENOG503NV5V; COG:O), whose protein sequence is MTDLLKNPRRIALGCEGSANKLGIGIILHENDTSTVLSNIRHTFVSPPGTGFLPKDTAAHHRSFFVRLALQALRVANITIPDIDCICYTRGPGMGAPLTSVAIAARTLSLLWNKPLVGVNHCIGHIEMGRAITGASHPVVLYVSGGNTQVIAYAEQRYRIFGEALDIAVGNCLDRFARTLEISNDPAPGYNIEQLAKQGGRILLDLPYAVKGMDCSFSGILTRADELAAHMKSGGKGPDGEAFTPADLCFSLQETIFAMLVEITERAMAHVGSSQVLIVGGVGCNERLQEMMGAMAAERGGSVYATDERFCIDNGIMIAHAGLLAYETGFQTPIEESTCTQRFRTDEVLVKWRK